A single region of the Tachyglossus aculeatus isolate mTacAcu1 chromosome X1, mTacAcu1.pri, whole genome shotgun sequence genome encodes:
- the GPR151 gene encoding G-protein coupled receptor 151 has translation MNTSRPQFRFSGGYQPLDSLEWRRVIPALLAVICLLGFAGNLCVICTLLYGARKKKPSMIHSLILNLSAADLSLLLFSAPLRAAAYSRGAWNLSWFVCKSADWFAHACMVAKSLTMAAVAKVCFLYAGNPARQGHLNQGTLWAVVLAIWGTAALLPLPEWFFSTFRREAGVGVCVTDVPAPAREFVYVFGKLYPLLAFGFPLLFSGFYFRKAYGRCRRRGTKTQNLRNQVRSRRLTVMLLSVTVTSAILWLPEWAAWLWVWNLGEGSPPPPQGLIALCQASMFAISAADPLIFLAMSEEFREGCGSLWKWLTPRRALPGPGSPAAAQAGQPQVLPDAGPPPDSRPPDSEGGKPHSLPEEESLEKKENPVLPDVEQFWHERDSVPSAQDNDPIPWEHGEQETAGCEK, from the coding sequence GGGAACCTGTGCGTGATCTGCACCCTCCTCTACGGCGCTCGGAaaaagaagccttccatgatccACTCCCTGATCCTCAACCTGAGCGCGGCCGACCTCTCGCTCCTGCTGTTCTCGGCCCCTCTGCGGGCGGCGGCGTACTCCAGGGGGGCTTGGAACTTGAGTTGGTTCGTGTGCAAGTCGGCGGACTGGTTCGCCCACGCGTGCATGGTGGCCAAGAGCCTGACCATGGCCGCGGTGGCCAAAGTGTGCTTCCTGTACGCCGGCAACCCGGCCAGACAAGGGCACCTCAACCAGGGCACCCTCTGGGCGGTGGTGCTGGCTATTTGGGGGACGGCGGCCCTCTTACCCCTGCCGGAATGGTTCTTCAGCACCTTCAGACGCGAGGCGGGGGTGGGAGTGTGCGTCACGGACGTGCCGGCCCCGGCTCGGGAGTTCGTGTACGTATTCGGCAAGCTCTACCCGCTCCTCGCCTTTGGCTTCCCCCTGCTCTTCTCCGGCTTTTACTTCCGGAAGGCTTACGGTCGGTGCCGGCGTCGGGGGACCAAGACCCAGAACCTGAGGAACCAGGTGCGGTCCAGGCGGCTGACGGTGATGCTGCTGAGCGTCACCGTGACCTCGGCGATCCTGTGGCTCCCGGAGTGGGCCGCTTGGCTGTGGGTTTGGAACCTCGGGGAGGgaagtccccccccgccccaaggcCTCATAGCCCTGTGCCAAGCGTCTATGTTTGCCATTTCGGCCGCAGACCCCCTCATCTTCCTCGCGATGTCGGAGGAGTTCAGAGAAGGCTGCGGAAGTCTGTGGAAATGGCTGACGCCGAGAAGAGCCTTACCGGGCCCGGGGTCTCCGGCGGCGGCCCAGGCGGGTCAACCTCAGGTCCTCCCGGACGCCGGCCCGCCTCCGGACTCCAGGCCGCCCGACTCGGAGGGAGGGAAACCGCACTCTCTCCCCGAAGAGGAAAGCCTAGAGAAGAAGGAGAACCCCGTCCTCCCAGACGTAGAACAATTCTGGCACGAGAGGGACTCGGTCCCTTCTGCTCAAGATAACGACCCGATCCCTTGGGAGCACGGAGAGCAGGAGACAGCGGGTTGCGAGAAATAG